From the genome of Nicotiana sylvestris chromosome 2, ASM39365v2, whole genome shotgun sequence, one region includes:
- the LOC138885662 gene encoding uncharacterized protein, whose amino-acid sequence MQNGRVKAYASRKLKRHKQNYPTHDLEMAAVVFALKLWRHYLYNKTCEVYTDHKSLKYIFQQRDLNLRQRRWMELLKDYDCSILYHSGKDNVVDDALSRKSMGCLAHIDPAKRLLSKDIQRLEDRGIRFSVKNSEVLLDFAQAKSSLVERIKASQYEVERLCKYRDEILEDMLRACILEFGGSWDTYLPLAKFAYNYSFQSSIQMAPYKAFNGRRCRSPIEWFEAGGTNLLGPDLVQEAMDKVQLIRQRLLAAQSRQKSYADKRRRDLVFTIGDKVFLRVSPMKGVMRFGKRGKLSPRFIGPYAILDRVGEVAYRLALPPELSFIHLVFHISMLRKCISDSSQVIEEPTIPLDEKLSYEEEPMAIVDRQIRKLRSKEIVFVKFLWRNHTVEEATCEIEDTMRVKYPQLFQSTGTYLS is encoded by the exons ATGCAAAATGGTCGGGTTAAAGCTTATGCTTCAAGAAAATTGAAAAGGCACAAACAAAACTATCCTACACATGATTTGGAGATGGCTGCAGTGGTATTTGCTCTAAAactttggaggcattatctatacaACAAAACTTGTGAGGTTTATACCGACCATAAaagtctgaagtatatctttcagcagAGAGATCTGAATCTTCGGCAGCGTCGGTGGATGGAACTACTCAAAGACTATGATTGTTCTATTTTATATCATTCTGGAAAAGATAATGTGGTGGATGATGCATTGAGCAGAAAATCTATGGGATGTTTGGCACATATAGACCCTGCAAAGAGACTTTTGTCCAAAGATATTCAGAGACTAGAAGATAGAGGCATCAGATTTAGTGTCAAAAATTCAGAGGTATTGTTGGATTTTGCTCAGGCTAAGTCTTCATTAGTTGAGCGCATTAAGGCCAGCCAATATGAGGTTGAACGATTATGCAAATATAGGGATGAG atcttggaggatatgttgagagcttgcattcttgagtttggaggtAGTTGGGACACTTATCTACCGTTAGCTAAATTTGCTTACAACTATAGCTTCCAGTCCagtattcaaatggcaccgtacAAAGCATTCAATGGTAgaagatgtcgttctcctatcgaaTGGTTTGAAGCTGGTGGGACTAACTTATTGGGACCCGACCTAGTACAAGAAGCTATGGACAAGGTCCAGTTGATTAGACAAAGATTGCTTGCAGCTCAAAGTAGACAAAAGTCTTATGCtgataagagaagaagagatttagtgttcacaattggggacaaagtgttcctacgagtctcccctatgaaaggtgttatgcggtttgggaaaagaggcaagttgagccctaggtttaTAGGACCGTATGCGATATTAGaccgagtgggagaggtggcttatcgTTTGGCACTCCCTCCTGAGTTGTCCTTTATTCATCTAGTGTTTCACATCTCAATGCTAAGAAAATGTATATCAGACTCATCTCAAGTGATTGAAGAACCGACTATACCACTCGATGAGAAGttgtcttacgaggaggagccaATGGCTATTGTTGATAGACAAATAAGAAAACTACGGTCAAAAGAAATCGTGTTCGTGAAATTCTTATGGAGAAATCATACAGTTGAAGAAGCTACTTGCGAAATAGAAGACACTATGCGAGTCAAGTACCCCCAATTGTTTCAGTCTACAGGTACGTACTTGAGTTAA